The following are encoded in a window of Pyxidicoccus xibeiensis genomic DNA:
- a CDS encoding TonB family protein, which produces MALAAAGSPRLEAFFQNELKSADYQQKVYTRVAGKWRQPGAKGTPALGKKTVVQAVIGRDGKLVSATVSMESGSKAWDAAALAAVKKAAPFPPLPSTYSLSTLDAHFHVSWVAGP; this is translated from the coding sequence GTGGCGCTGGCCGCCGCCGGCAGCCCGCGACTGGAGGCCTTCTTCCAGAACGAGCTGAAGAGCGCCGACTACCAGCAGAAGGTCTACACCCGCGTGGCCGGCAAGTGGCGACAGCCCGGTGCCAAGGGCACTCCGGCCCTGGGGAAGAAGACCGTCGTCCAGGCGGTGATTGGCCGCGACGGCAAGCTCGTCTCCGCCACGGTGTCCATGGAGTCGGGCTCCAAGGCGTGGGACGCCGCCGCGCTGGCCGCCGTGAAGAAGGCCGCGCCCTTCCCGCCGCTGCCCTCCACCTACAGCCTGTCCACGCTGGATGCCCACTTCCACGTATCGTGGGTGGCGGGGCCGTAG
- the deoD gene encoding purine-nucleoside phosphorylase, whose translation MATPHISAAPGDFADVVLMPGDPLRARYISERFLEEARGVTSVRNMYGFTGTYRGRRLSVMGHGMGVPSISIYATELIKTYGARVLIRVGSCGALRQDVKLRDVIVATAAGTDSKVNRMRLMDHDFPAAADFTLARRAVEAAERRGRPVRAGSVFTSDLFYHPQEGLNATLARLGILAIEMEVAGLYGVAAELNARALALLTVSDHLLSGEHLTPQERQTSFDEMIELALDVAVAEPPPPPVAG comes from the coding sequence ATGGCAACCCCCCATATCTCCGCCGCACCGGGCGACTTCGCCGACGTGGTGCTGATGCCCGGTGACCCCCTCCGGGCCCGTTACATCTCCGAGCGCTTCCTGGAGGAGGCCCGTGGCGTCACCTCCGTGCGCAACATGTATGGCTTCACCGGTACGTACCGGGGCCGCCGCCTGTCCGTCATGGGCCACGGCATGGGCGTCCCCTCCATCTCCATCTACGCCACCGAGCTCATCAAGACGTATGGCGCGCGCGTGCTCATCCGCGTGGGCAGCTGCGGGGCCCTGCGCCAGGACGTGAAGCTGCGGGACGTCATCGTCGCGACGGCCGCCGGCACCGACTCGAAGGTGAACCGGATGCGGCTGATGGACCATGACTTCCCGGCCGCCGCCGACTTCACCCTCGCGCGGCGGGCGGTGGAGGCGGCCGAGCGGCGCGGCAGGCCGGTGCGCGCAGGCTCCGTCTTCACGTCCGACCTCTTCTACCACCCGCAGGAGGGCCTCAACGCCACGCTGGCGCGCCTGGGCATCCTGGCCATCGAGATGGAGGTCGCCGGGCTCTACGGCGTGGCCGCGGAGCTCAATGCCCGCGCGCTGGCGCTGCTCACCGTCTCCGACCACCTGCTCTCGGGCGAGCACCTCACCCCGCAGGAGCGGCAGACGTCGTTCGACGAGATGATCGAGCTGGCGCTGGACGTCGCCGTCGCCGAGCCGCCTCCCCCGCCCGTCGCGGGCTGA
- a CDS encoding LysM peptidoglycan-binding domain-containing protein: MRYPIWLLLVCAGCAARVSPTAGTAPALAAARSEVSDAARAERPPDAALSPVTEGAVAATPAAGAPDASEGCALSAEDLEGEEDTAEGEGGDVGEGELTEVPGDAVPTGPLYTAEISEEELTRRWKDEIASLGSMAVGFVHSGRLVNAKPFPKGPDWIVVSPEVAWATEETVNYLAEAIREVRARFPEAPPLRVNGMSNKEGGYLRPHKSHQNGRDVDVGFYYPTAEPIRERERERYINVPLNWAFLKALVTKTDVQMVLVDRRVRQVIYNHALAAGEDKAWLDSLFNDGPTGVIRHARRHRDHFHIRFHNARAQELGRRVQPLLALQPEHNVTVHRIRNGDTLGGIALRYGSTVASIKKANRMRNNFLRAGQRLSVPLRGPCTHCPVPPPFLLPPRRLPPEAPALAQVAAKAEVPAASECAKPAPAPANVAVPVVAKVSAEAPAAVAVPVVAKVSAEAPAAVAVPVVAKVSAEAPAAAAVPVVAKASAETPAAVAVPAVAKEPSEGSSAGITHAR, translated from the coding sequence GTGCGTTACCCAATCTGGCTCCTGCTCGTCTGCGCCGGCTGTGCCGCGCGCGTATCTCCCACCGCTGGCACTGCGCCGGCCCTCGCTGCTGCCCGTTCCGAGGTCTCGGACGCGGCGCGCGCCGAGCGGCCGCCGGATGCGGCCCTGTCTCCCGTCACGGAGGGCGCCGTCGCGGCGACACCCGCCGCTGGCGCTCCGGACGCCAGCGAAGGCTGCGCGCTGAGCGCGGAGGACCTGGAGGGCGAGGAGGACACGGCGGAAGGTGAGGGCGGCGACGTCGGCGAGGGCGAGCTGACGGAGGTGCCGGGGGACGCGGTGCCGACGGGCCCGCTGTACACGGCCGAGATTTCCGAGGAGGAGCTGACGCGGCGGTGGAAGGACGAGATTGCGTCGCTCGGGTCCATGGCCGTGGGCTTCGTGCACAGCGGCCGGCTGGTGAATGCGAAGCCGTTCCCGAAGGGTCCGGACTGGATTGTCGTCTCCCCCGAAGTGGCGTGGGCCACCGAGGAGACGGTGAACTACCTGGCCGAGGCCATCCGCGAGGTGCGGGCCCGCTTCCCGGAGGCGCCGCCCCTGCGCGTCAACGGGATGAGCAACAAGGAGGGCGGCTACCTGCGCCCCCACAAGAGCCACCAGAACGGCCGGGACGTGGACGTCGGCTTCTACTACCCGACGGCGGAGCCCATCCGTGAGCGCGAGCGGGAGCGGTACATCAACGTGCCCCTCAACTGGGCCTTCCTGAAGGCGCTCGTCACCAAGACGGACGTGCAGATGGTGCTGGTGGACCGCCGCGTGCGGCAGGTCATCTACAACCACGCGCTGGCGGCGGGCGAGGACAAGGCCTGGCTGGACTCGCTGTTCAACGACGGCCCCACCGGCGTCATCCGCCACGCGCGCCGGCACCGCGACCACTTCCACATCCGCTTCCACAACGCGCGCGCCCAGGAGCTGGGCCGCCGGGTGCAGCCGCTGCTCGCGCTCCAGCCCGAGCACAACGTGACGGTGCACCGCATCCGCAACGGCGACACGCTCGGCGGGATTGCGCTGCGCTACGGGTCGACGGTGGCGTCCATCAAGAAGGCCAACCGGATGCGCAACAACTTCCTGCGCGCCGGGCAGCGGCTGTCCGTGCCGCTGCGCGGGCCCTGCACGCACTGCCCCGTGCCGCCGCCCTTCCTGTTGCCCCCGCGTCGGCTGCCCCCCGAGGCCCCGGCGCTCGCGCAGGTCGCCGCGAAGGCCGAGGTGCCGGCGGCGTCCGAGTGCGCGAAGCCCGCTCCGGCTCCGGCCAATGTCGCCGTGCCGGTGGTGGCGAAGGTGTCCGCCGAGGCTCCTGCCGCCGTTGCCGTGCCGGTGGTGGCGAAGGTGTCCGCCGAGGCTCCTGCCGCCGTTGCCGTGCCAGTGGTGGCGAAGGTGTCCGCCGAGGCTCCTGCCGCTGCCGCGGTGCCGGTGGTGGCGAAGGCGTCCGCCGAGACTCCGGCCGCCGTCGCGGTGCCGGCGGTGGCGAAGGAGCCCTCCGAGGGCTCCTCCGCTGGCATCACCCACGCGCGCTGA
- a CDS encoding caspase family protein, giving the protein MLLARCLLLVAALTAALPAHANTRRLAVLVGHNIGSGERPPLRYAEADAAKLAGVLTELGDVAPSDVLMLQGKDLTTVRAALERVARQVAALRAEPGTRVVLLFYFSGHSDGVALELGTERLPYADLRQWLEATRADVRLAIVDSCRSGALLRFKGGRPGPGFELRLTDELHSSGHALLTSSAEDELALESREVGGSLFTHHLVSGLRGAADSSGDGLVTLAEAYQYAYAHTVSATADVLLGRQHPAYDYRLSGKGEFVLTQLPSPGTALQLPRDFERALLLRPGRGQVLAELGPGAVPRLAVPPGEYELRAWRAGRQHRGTVHASNGQVRQVRWEDLTPMSAATTVSGGAKGITVAAPPAPSREPFLRLGVRGGLRQGVADGVGPLQALRMELTGAALQGPVLSAELARGARPEGREFSGALTLGYRWGVRRGAMEATAGLDAGAQFVRQSTGAGVGWFIAPGLGPSATLSWRVASRLALQLGGRAPLLLVHEDGAGKARLLPGADLGVRIDL; this is encoded by the coding sequence ATGCTCCTCGCCCGCTGCCTCCTGCTCGTCGCCGCGCTCACCGCGGCCCTGCCCGCGCACGCCAACACGCGCCGCCTCGCAGTCCTCGTGGGCCACAACATCGGCAGCGGCGAGCGCCCGCCGCTGCGCTACGCGGAGGCGGACGCCGCGAAGCTCGCGGGCGTGCTCACGGAGCTGGGGGACGTGGCGCCCTCGGACGTCCTCATGCTCCAGGGGAAGGACCTGACCACGGTGCGCGCCGCGCTGGAGCGCGTGGCCCGTCAGGTGGCCGCGCTGCGCGCCGAGCCCGGCACGCGCGTGGTGCTGCTCTTCTACTTCTCGGGCCACTCCGACGGCGTCGCGCTGGAGCTGGGCACGGAGCGCCTGCCCTACGCGGACCTGCGCCAGTGGCTGGAGGCGACGCGGGCCGACGTGCGGCTGGCCATCGTGGACAGCTGCCGCAGCGGCGCGCTGCTGCGCTTCAAGGGCGGCCGCCCCGGCCCCGGCTTCGAGCTGCGGCTGACGGACGAACTGCACAGCAGCGGCCACGCGCTGCTCACCTCCAGCGCGGAGGACGAGCTGGCGCTGGAGTCGCGCGAGGTGGGCGGCTCGCTCTTCACGCACCACCTGGTGTCCGGGCTGCGCGGCGCGGCGGACTCCTCGGGGGACGGGCTGGTGACGCTCGCCGAGGCCTATCAATACGCGTATGCCCACACCGTGTCGGCCACGGCGGACGTGCTGCTGGGCCGCCAGCACCCGGCCTATGACTACCGGCTGAGCGGCAAGGGCGAGTTCGTGCTCACCCAGCTGCCCAGCCCCGGCACGGCGCTGCAGCTGCCGCGGGACTTCGAGCGCGCGCTGCTGCTGCGCCCCGGCCGGGGACAGGTGCTGGCGGAGCTGGGCCCGGGCGCGGTGCCCCGGCTGGCGGTGCCTCCCGGCGAGTACGAGCTGCGCGCCTGGCGCGCCGGACGCCAGCACCGGGGCACCGTGCACGCCTCCAATGGACAGGTGAGGCAGGTGCGCTGGGAAGACCTCACGCCCATGTCCGCCGCCACCACGGTGTCCGGCGGTGCCAAGGGAATCACCGTGGCGGCCCCACCGGCGCCCTCGCGTGAGCCCTTTCTGCGCCTGGGCGTGAGGGGTGGCCTGCGCCAGGGGGTGGCGGACGGCGTGGGGCCGCTCCAGGCGCTGCGGATGGAGCTGACCGGGGCGGCCCTACAGGGGCCGGTGCTGTCCGCGGAGCTGGCGCGCGGGGCCCGGCCCGAGGGGCGCGAGTTCTCGGGCGCGCTGACGCTGGGCTATCGCTGGGGCGTGCGGCGGGGCGCAATGGAGGCCACAGCGGGCCTGGATGCAGGAGCGCAGTTCGTCCGCCAGTCCACGGGAGCCGGTGTCGGCTGGTTCATCGCGCCCGGCCTGGGCCCCTCGGCCACGCTGTCATGGAGGGTGGCGTCCCGGCTGGCCCTGCAGCTCGGAGGCCGCGCGCCCCTGCTCCTCGTTCATGAGGACGGGGCCGGGAAGGCGCGGCTGCTGCCCGGCGCGGACCTGGGCGTGCGTATCGACCTCTGA
- a CDS encoding zf-HC2 domain-containing protein, whose translation MNPAPVHLSSLKLDALALDALPAGERAAARAHLDTCATCRARADELAALRSHFTVNVLPRTVSALQRPPAWRSAWRWWVPALAAATAVLLVMVRPVTPDDGPEFGVKGGAALQLYAHRGERTWKVEEGEALAPGDQVRFRMDGGGLPYALVVSVDGAGQVNTYYPFGGQASVLLPLSDMAELPGSIVLDEAPGPERLFALFSREPLTFDAVAPALRALAEGGAATIRERTHLPVPASAQATFLFEKTRH comes from the coding sequence ATGAACCCCGCCCCCGTCCACCTCTCCAGTCTCAAGCTCGATGCCCTCGCGCTGGACGCGCTGCCCGCCGGGGAGCGCGCCGCCGCCCGGGCCCACCTCGACACCTGCGCCACCTGCCGCGCCCGCGCGGACGAGCTGGCGGCGCTGCGGAGCCACTTCACCGTGAATGTGCTCCCCCGCACCGTGTCCGCCCTCCAGCGGCCTCCCGCGTGGCGCTCCGCCTGGCGCTGGTGGGTGCCCGCGCTGGCCGCCGCCACCGCCGTCCTGCTGGTGATGGTGCGTCCGGTGACTCCGGACGACGGCCCCGAGTTCGGCGTGAAGGGCGGCGCGGCGCTCCAGCTCTACGCCCACCGGGGCGAGCGCACCTGGAAGGTGGAGGAGGGCGAGGCGCTGGCCCCGGGGGACCAGGTGCGCTTCCGGATGGATGGCGGCGGGCTGCCGTACGCACTGGTGGTGTCGGTGGATGGCGCCGGTCAGGTGAACACGTACTACCCGTTCGGTGGACAGGCGAGCGTCCTCCTGCCCCTGAGCGACATGGCGGAGCTGCCCGGCAGCATCGTGCTGGACGAGGCGCCCGGCCCGGAGCGGCTCTTCGCCCTCTTCTCCCGTGAGCCGCTGACCTTCGACGCGGTCGCCCCGGCGCTGCGAGCGCTCGCGGAGGGCGGAGCGGCTACCATCCGCGAGCGCACCCACCTGCCCGTCCCCGCGAGTGCGCAGGCCACCTTCCTCTTCGAAAAGACCCGGCATTGA
- a CDS encoding RNA polymerase sigma factor codes for MPEDRIHALYRTYGPALYARCRQILGDDAAAADAAQETFLRVHRHLDRAPDGTQALAYIYRIATNYCLNQARNRRRQAQPVAELPDVLGADTERLLEDRDLARRLITTAPPKVAEVAWLHLADGMTQDEVAEVLGISRRTVVNRLADFHRHARTLTGSNPS; via the coding sequence ATGCCCGAAGACCGCATTCACGCGCTGTATCGCACCTACGGGCCCGCCCTGTACGCCCGGTGCCGCCAGATTCTGGGGGATGACGCCGCCGCCGCGGACGCCGCCCAGGAGACCTTCCTCCGCGTCCACCGCCACCTGGACCGGGCTCCGGATGGCACCCAGGCCCTGGCCTACATCTACCGCATCGCCACCAACTACTGCCTCAACCAGGCGAGGAACCGTCGCCGCCAGGCGCAGCCCGTGGCCGAGCTGCCCGACGTGCTGGGCGCCGACACGGAGCGGCTGCTGGAGGACCGGGACCTCGCCCGCCGCCTCATCACCACCGCCCCACCCAAGGTGGCGGAGGTCGCCTGGCTCCACCTCGCCGACGGGATGACCCAGGACGAGGTGGCGGAAGTCCTCGGCATTTCCCGTCGCACCGTCGTCAACCGGCTCGCCGACTTCCACCGGCATGCGCGCACGCTCACCGGGAGCAACCCCTCATGA
- a CDS encoding alpha-ketoglutarate-dependent dioxygenase AlkB: MALPPSRGRSLAHKARQRTPGHHYNASFLSAADRAEAVAWLGALHPLWEMRYSKHFPPPAGQSQRRLLRPVYWLGNWQFACLDYYRPPKGVLNRCVKAEPFPAVLQRQVTKIEELARRMFRGPDMPPRWHLNTCLVNFYGSRLEDGRWVDTARVGEHKDFEPGPVASLSFGERALIQFVTSSRPGERDEVVLEQWLDDGSLQLFGGARWKEQTFHRVQRVDTRAGHVMPPELPDFRTRRINLTFRYVPDEHVIPFAQLSAEAREDVRPYMAELARGSAFFRAELEKEPQGSP; encoded by the coding sequence ATGGCCCTTCCTCCCAGCCGGGGGCGCTCCCTGGCCCACAAGGCCCGCCAGCGCACCCCGGGCCACCACTACAACGCCAGCTTCCTGTCGGCGGCGGACCGCGCGGAGGCCGTCGCGTGGCTCGGCGCGCTCCACCCGCTGTGGGAGATGCGCTACTCGAAGCACTTCCCGCCGCCCGCGGGGCAGTCCCAGCGGCGGCTGCTGCGGCCGGTGTACTGGCTGGGCAACTGGCAGTTCGCGTGCCTGGACTACTACCGCCCGCCGAAGGGCGTGCTGAACCGGTGCGTGAAGGCGGAGCCCTTCCCGGCGGTGCTCCAGCGCCAGGTGACGAAGATTGAAGAGCTGGCGCGGCGGATGTTCCGCGGGCCGGACATGCCCCCGCGCTGGCACCTCAACACGTGCCTGGTGAACTTCTACGGCAGCCGCTTGGAGGACGGGCGCTGGGTGGACACCGCGCGCGTGGGCGAGCACAAGGACTTCGAGCCGGGCCCGGTGGCCTCGCTGTCCTTCGGCGAGCGCGCCCTCATCCAGTTCGTCACCTCCTCCCGCCCGGGCGAGCGCGACGAGGTGGTGCTGGAGCAGTGGCTGGATGACGGCTCGCTCCAGCTCTTCGGCGGGGCGCGCTGGAAGGAGCAGACGTTCCACCGCGTGCAGCGCGTGGACACGCGCGCCGGCCACGTCATGCCGCCGGAGCTGCCGGACTTCCGCACCCGCCGCATCAACCTCACGTTCCGCTACGTGCCGGACGAGCACGTGATTCCCTTCGCGCAGCTGTCCGCCGAGGCCCGCGAGGACGTGCGGCCGTACATGGCGGAGCTGGCGCGCGGGAGCGCGTTCTTCCGGGCGGAGCTGGAGAAGGAGCCGCAGGGCTCCCCCTGA
- a CDS encoding DEAD/DEAH box helicase, with protein sequence MSHSFEQLGLSRETLGALRRARFTQPTPIQEQAIPPALEGRDVIGCAATGTGKTAAYVVPLAERFAGKKGTLGLVLAPTRELVLQIAEPVRFFAEPLGLTHAVVIGGEDMGAQVEALKTRPTFVLATPGRLVDLLENDAADFPNLEALVLDEADRMLDMGFLPQLERIFAAIPRRRQTLLYSATLGPDVSRFARERLYKPVRVEVTRSGTPAERAEQRLYFVRPEEKTPLLLTLMARDEQTTLVFTRAKERVEKVHKALQKAGYRAALLHADRTQNQRRQAMEGFRDGTYRCLVATDIAARGLDVENVGHVINYDLPHAPEDYVHRIGRTARASASGVASTFAMTREGQVISRIEHIMRSEIPRVPVPREDPVFKEAWEQFLAAQKDPGPPQQDHGQGKRAPDQGPGRHARTHKKRSP encoded by the coding sequence GTGAGTCACTCCTTCGAACAGCTCGGCCTCTCGCGGGAGACGCTCGGCGCCCTGCGCCGCGCGCGCTTCACCCAGCCCACCCCCATCCAGGAGCAGGCCATTCCGCCGGCCCTCGAGGGGCGGGACGTCATCGGCTGCGCCGCCACCGGCACCGGCAAGACGGCCGCGTACGTGGTGCCCCTGGCGGAGCGCTTCGCCGGCAAGAAGGGCACGCTCGGCCTGGTGCTCGCCCCCACGCGCGAGCTGGTGCTCCAGATTGCCGAGCCCGTGCGCTTCTTCGCGGAGCCGCTCGGCCTCACCCACGCGGTGGTCATCGGCGGCGAGGACATGGGCGCCCAGGTCGAGGCCCTGAAGACGCGCCCCACCTTCGTCCTCGCCACGCCGGGGCGGCTGGTGGACCTGCTGGAGAACGACGCCGCCGACTTCCCGAACCTGGAAGCCCTGGTGCTGGACGAGGCGGACCGGATGCTGGACATGGGCTTCCTGCCCCAGCTTGAGCGCATCTTCGCCGCCATTCCCCGCCGCCGGCAGACGCTCCTCTACTCCGCGACGCTGGGCCCGGACGTGAGCCGCTTCGCCCGCGAGCGCCTCTACAAGCCCGTGCGCGTGGAGGTCACCCGCAGCGGCACCCCGGCCGAGCGCGCCGAGCAGCGGCTCTACTTCGTGAGGCCGGAGGAGAAGACGCCGCTGCTGCTCACGCTGATGGCCCGCGACGAGCAGACGACGCTCGTCTTCACCCGCGCGAAGGAGCGCGTGGAGAAGGTGCACAAGGCGCTCCAGAAGGCGGGCTACCGCGCCGCCCTGCTGCACGCGGACCGCACGCAGAACCAGCGCCGGCAGGCCATGGAGGGCTTCCGCGACGGCACCTACCGCTGCCTCGTGGCCACGGACATCGCCGCGCGCGGGCTGGACGTGGAGAACGTGGGGCACGTCATCAACTACGACCTGCCGCACGCGCCCGAGGACTACGTGCACCGCATCGGTCGCACCGCTCGCGCCTCGGCCAGCGGGGTGGCGTCCACCTTCGCCATGACACGCGAGGGACAGGTCATTTCCCGCATCGAGCACATCATGCGCTCGGAGATTCCCCGCGTCCCGGTGCCGCGCGAGGACCCCGTCTTCAAGGAGGCGTGGGAGCAGTTCCTCGCCGCGCAGAAGGACCCGGGGCCGCCGCAGCAGGACCACGGCCAGGGCAAGCGCGCACCGGACCAGGGCCCCGGGCGGCACGCGCGGACGCACAAGAAGCGAAGCCCCTGA
- a CDS encoding VWA domain-containing protein → MGYGSYSYEAHEAMTRARKDLPQQEVFQQKACHPKMDPYGVKLRESRDSAEHPNSLAVIMALDVTGSMGNIPEILARQTFPSFMKDLMAAGIPDPQVLFMAVGDAYMDRAALQVGQFESSEQQLDQWLTWMFLERGGGSNPGETYELGMYFAAEHTAMDCYEKRGKKGYYFTTGDEPGFPHVAKEHVEALIGTKMTRDVPMEEVVSRLDKTFHPFFLIPDQRRRARCESFWRGYLGDRVICMDDPADTCDVAAALVALTEGAVQSVDAIAERLRAAGAPKERVKGVVHAIEPWAKVLQRRAR, encoded by the coding sequence ATGGGGTACGGCAGCTACAGCTACGAAGCGCACGAGGCGATGACGCGGGCCCGCAAGGACCTGCCGCAGCAGGAGGTCTTCCAGCAGAAGGCCTGTCATCCGAAGATGGACCCATACGGCGTGAAGCTCCGCGAGAGCCGTGACAGCGCCGAGCACCCGAACTCGCTCGCCGTCATCATGGCGCTCGACGTGACGGGCTCCATGGGCAACATCCCCGAAATCCTCGCGCGGCAGACGTTCCCCTCCTTCATGAAGGACCTGATGGCGGCGGGCATCCCCGACCCGCAGGTTCTCTTCATGGCCGTGGGCGACGCCTACATGGACCGCGCGGCCCTCCAGGTGGGCCAGTTCGAGTCCTCCGAGCAGCAGCTGGACCAGTGGCTCACCTGGATGTTCCTGGAGCGCGGCGGCGGCTCCAACCCCGGCGAGACGTACGAGCTGGGCATGTACTTCGCCGCCGAGCACACCGCGATGGACTGCTACGAGAAGCGCGGGAAGAAGGGCTACTACTTCACGACGGGCGACGAGCCCGGCTTCCCCCACGTGGCCAAGGAGCACGTCGAAGCGCTCATCGGCACGAAGATGACCCGGGACGTGCCCATGGAGGAGGTCGTCAGCCGGCTGGACAAGACCTTCCACCCGTTCTTCCTCATCCCCGACCAGCGCCGCCGGGCCCGCTGCGAGAGCTTCTGGCGGGGCTACCTGGGCGACCGCGTCATCTGCATGGACGACCCGGCGGACACCTGCGACGTGGCCGCGGCGCTGGTGGCCCTCACCGAGGGTGCCGTCCAGAGCGTCGACGCCATCGCCGAGCGGCTGCGCGCGGCGGGTGCCCCGAAGGAGCGCGTGAAGGGCGTCGTCCACGCCATCGAGCCGTGGGCGAAGGTCCTCCAGCGGCGCGCACGGTAG
- a CDS encoding adenylosuccinate synthetase, with translation MSTSRTAWLVVDLGFGDAGKGTLTDWLVRRHGAGLVVRFNGGAQAGHNVVTDDGRHHTFAQFGAGTFVPGVRTHLARSTILHPLAMLVEARYLAERGVPDALERTTLSEGARIITPFHQAANRLRELARGAGRHGTCGVGVGETVRDALASPGDALHGGDLAQPAVLVRKARAAQERLRAELSEVLRVTRGLPQATSEITLLEHPNVAANWADAVEALRPRERVVGDDWLASRLRGGGTVFEGAQGVLLDEWRGFHPHTTWSTCTFDLALELLREAGFDGEVHRLGVLRTYATRHGEGPFPTDEPALAPRVPEPHNGAGGWQGGFRVGAFDAVLARYALAAVGGVDALALTHLDRLARHWPVCTTYRAPPGYDDVLVRDTVDASRVTALRLGPHRDLAHQERLTHALATCERVREELDLGEQPDGRTDRFVAWVESTLGIRVAVTSHGPAARDKRERGLTPRVRPG, from the coding sequence ATGAGCACCTCGCGCACAGCCTGGCTCGTCGTCGACCTCGGCTTCGGTGACGCCGGCAAGGGCACGCTCACCGACTGGCTGGTGCGCCGCCATGGCGCGGGGCTCGTGGTGCGCTTCAACGGCGGCGCCCAGGCCGGGCACAACGTCGTCACCGACGACGGGCGCCACCACACCTTCGCCCAGTTCGGCGCCGGCACCTTCGTCCCGGGCGTGCGCACGCACCTGGCGCGCTCCACCATCCTCCACCCGCTGGCCATGCTGGTGGAGGCCCGCTACCTGGCGGAGCGCGGCGTGCCGGACGCGCTGGAGCGGACCACGCTGAGCGAGGGCGCGCGAATCATCACGCCCTTCCACCAGGCCGCGAACCGGCTGCGCGAGCTGGCGCGAGGCGCGGGACGCCACGGCACCTGCGGCGTCGGCGTGGGAGAGACGGTGCGCGATGCCCTCGCCTCCCCGGGGGATGCGCTCCATGGCGGGGACCTCGCCCAGCCCGCCGTGCTCGTGCGCAAGGCCCGCGCCGCGCAGGAGCGCCTGCGCGCCGAGCTGTCCGAGGTGCTGCGCGTCACGCGAGGACTGCCCCAGGCCACCTCCGAAATCACGCTGCTGGAGCACCCGAACGTGGCCGCCAACTGGGCGGACGCAGTGGAGGCCCTGCGCCCGCGCGAGCGCGTGGTGGGCGACGACTGGCTGGCCTCACGCCTCCGCGGCGGTGGCACCGTCTTCGAGGGCGCCCAGGGCGTGCTGCTGGACGAGTGGCGTGGCTTCCATCCCCACACCACCTGGAGCACCTGCACCTTCGACCTCGCCCTGGAGCTGCTGCGCGAGGCCGGCTTCGACGGCGAGGTGCACCGGCTCGGCGTGCTGCGCACCTACGCCACCCGCCACGGCGAGGGCCCCTTCCCCACCGACGAGCCCGCGCTCGCGCCGCGCGTCCCCGAGCCCCACAACGGCGCCGGAGGCTGGCAAGGCGGCTTCCGCGTGGGCGCCTTCGACGCGGTGCTCGCCCGCTACGCCCTGGCCGCCGTCGGAGGTGTGGACGCGCTGGCCCTCACGCACCTGGACCGCCTTGCTCGCCACTGGCCCGTGTGTACGACGTACCGCGCGCCCCCGGGGTACGACGACGTGCTCGTCCGGGACACCGTGGACGCCTCGCGGGTGACGGCGCTGCGCCTGGGCCCCCACCGCGACCTCGCCCACCAGGAGCGCCTCACCCACGCGCTGGCCACGTGCGAGCGCGTCCGGGAGGAGTTGGACCTGGGCGAACAGCCCGACGGGCGCACGGACCGCTTCGTGGCCTGGGTGGAGTCCACGCTGGGAATCCGGGTGGCGGTGACCTCCCACGGCCCCGCGGCGAGGGACAAGCGGGAGCGGGGGCTGACGCCGCGTGTACGTCCGGGCTAG